A single genomic interval of Candidatus Anstonellales archaeon harbors:
- a CDS encoding transcription elongation factor Spt5: MLYVYRVTAGQEKVVAEMLIKRIKKEGIPVYAIAVFDDLKGYLIVEAADEVAARQAAMKISHIKGVLQKQMDFSDIDALIEASKPAVMTLNIGDIVELVSGPFKGEKAKVVKIEEGKDEVTVELTEVAVPIPVTVKAGVLRVYQKVEDR, encoded by the coding sequence ATGCTTTATGTTTACCGGGTAACGGCTGGACAGGAGAAAGTAGTTGCAGAGATGCTCATAAAAAGGATAAAGAAGGAAGGCATCCCAGTTTATGCAATTGCTGTTTTTGATGACCTTAAAGGATACTTGATTGTTGAGGCTGCTGATGAGGTTGCTGCACGCCAAGCAGCTATGAAGATATCACACATCAAAGGCGTTTTGCAAAAGCAGATGGATTTTTCAGATATTGATGCGCTAATTGAAGCTTCTAAACCAGCAGTCATGACACTAAACATAGGCGACATAGTTGAACTTGTGTCAGGTCCATTTAAAGGAGAAAAAGCAAAGGTAGTGAAAATTGAAGAGGGAAAGGATGAAGTTACTGTTGAGCTAACGGAAGTCGCTGTTCCCATTCCGGTTACAGTGAAGGCAGGTGTTCTGCGTGTCTACCAAAAAGTTGAGGATAGGTAG
- a CDS encoding PQQ-binding-like beta-propeller repeat protein, giving the protein MRKPFIIPFLFVLFAAFSFSLSNWIFNFHSEPIGLDVSESAISVTTIKNELYSVNKEDGSLFFLLSFPTPLTNPVAYKDIIFVADATAVYALDSLTGKEKYTIPISNALRLLIHNDALVIEKDDGIFFYNPRSGSLFSHINDTDGSVSRTAFWSGYLAVASESSLSLYSTANNSLLWRVPISGGWPTSLTLTELGVVVSTTDYSLTLYSLESGKKLWQYPLQALAAGEFLKDGQLLFFGTNDGKVHCVNISSGQEVFITKVGGAVQSKPTLSSGFLLVGSNDGKLYFLNPVSGKVISSIRFGEFIQHTAISNYNLIIATGDGFLHSISLNSFCSIEEPQNDEKIGMALQRIFGKAFATNGVRDVYVSVNEGPWKKANLDTKNIEEAASWSYFFDPRPILQGPFTIVCKVVDKSGREERGLYTTIKVHRSNFAMPKPINVSAPSQVRVSTHFYVNITDEYDNPLSDFYYSWEGQEIKGSSPLLLSSSSSGTKTLTISKAGYVTKSINIAVEKENKNFQSELLLPIAILLVGLILYFKVFGKKKD; this is encoded by the coding sequence TTGCGCAAACCATTCATAATCCCCTTTCTGTTTGTCCTTTTTGCAGCGTTTTCGTTTTCTCTTTCAAATTGGATTTTTAACTTCCACTCAGAGCCAATTGGATTAGATGTTAGCGAAAGTGCAATTTCCGTTACAACTATCAAAAACGAGCTTTATTCAGTAAACAAAGAAGATGGCTCACTGTTTTTTTTGCTCAGTTTTCCAACCCCACTTACAAATCCTGTTGCATACAAAGATATTATATTTGTGGCAGATGCTACAGCCGTATACGCGCTTGATTCTCTAACAGGAAAAGAAAAATACACCATTCCAATTTCAAATGCGCTAAGACTCCTCATCCATAACGATGCGCTTGTTATCGAAAAAGATGATGGAATCTTTTTTTATAATCCGCGCTCAGGCTCACTCTTTTCGCACATAAATGACACTGATGGAAGCGTTTCTCGCACAGCATTTTGGAGTGGTTATTTAGCTGTTGCATCTGAGTCTTCTCTTTCTCTATACTCTACCGCAAATAACTCCCTTCTTTGGAGAGTTCCCATATCTGGCGGATGGCCCACATCCCTAACGCTGACTGAGCTTGGTGTCGTAGTTTCAACAACAGACTATTCATTAACCCTCTATTCCTTAGAAAGCGGTAAGAAGCTTTGGCAATATCCTCTCCAAGCGCTTGCAGCAGGCGAATTTCTCAAAGACGGGCAGTTACTCTTTTTTGGCACGAACGACGGAAAAGTGCATTGCGTCAACATAAGCAGCGGTCAGGAGGTTTTTATAACAAAAGTAGGAGGGGCAGTACAATCCAAACCCACACTCAGCTCAGGCTTTCTTTTAGTTGGCTCAAATGATGGAAAGCTATATTTCCTAAACCCCGTCTCGGGCAAAGTTATTTCTAGTATCCGCTTTGGAGAGTTTATTCAGCATACAGCAATCTCCAATTATAATCTCATAATTGCAACAGGAGATGGATTCTTACATTCAATCTCTCTTAATTCCTTTTGTTCAATAGAGGAGCCACAAAATGATGAAAAAATCGGGATGGCTCTTCAGCGCATTTTTGGAAAAGCGTTTGCAACCAACGGAGTTAGAGACGTATATGTAAGTGTAAACGAAGGACCATGGAAAAAGGCAAACTTAGACACTAAAAATATAGAAGAAGCTGCCAGTTGGTCATATTTTTTTGACCCCCGACCAATTCTGCAAGGCCCATTTACAATAGTGTGCAAGGTTGTAGATAAATCTGGGAGAGAAGAAAGAGGTCTTTATACCACTATAAAAGTCCATCGTTCTAATTTTGCAATGCCCAAACCGATAAATGTTTCAGCCCCAAGCCAAGTTAGAGTGTCAACTCATTTTTATGTGAATATCACAGATGAGTACGATAATCCTCTAAGTGACTTTTACTACTCATGGGAAGGACAAGAAATTAAAGGTTCAAGTCCGCTTTTGCTATCATCCTCTTCATCCGGTACAAAGACACTTACAATATCAAAAGCAGGCTATGTAACAAAATCCATCAATATAGCAGTTGAGAAGGAAAACAAGAACTTTCAAAGTGAGCTACTACTTCCGATAGCTATCCTTCTTGTTGGTCTGATACTTTATTTCAAGGTCTTTGGAAAAAAGAAAGATTAA